Proteins from a single region of Stutzerimonas stutzeri:
- a CDS encoding DUF2238 domain-containing protein, giving the protein MQDKTLYSTLGLVVLLALVCSAIAPYDRATWLLEVSPVLIAAPLLLWSHQRLPLTRLLYVVIAVHALILILGGTYTYARVPPGFWVQEWFDLSRNPYDKLGHFIQGVTPALLAREILLRLRFIAPGRMLGFLAVCVALAFSAFYELIEWWVALIAGQGAEDFLGTQGDPWDTQSDMLMALLGALWSVALLARVQDGQITRMSRPDKAE; this is encoded by the coding sequence ATGCAGGACAAAACGCTCTATTCAACGCTGGGATTGGTTGTGCTGCTGGCGCTGGTCTGCTCCGCCATCGCTCCGTATGACCGTGCCACCTGGTTGCTGGAAGTATCTCCGGTACTGATTGCTGCGCCCCTGCTACTGTGGAGCCACCAGCGCCTTCCGCTGACGCGACTGCTCTACGTGGTGATCGCCGTTCATGCGCTGATCCTGATCCTCGGCGGCACCTACACCTACGCGCGAGTCCCGCCGGGGTTCTGGGTGCAGGAGTGGTTCGACCTCAGCCGCAATCCATACGACAAACTGGGGCATTTCATTCAGGGCGTGACACCTGCCCTGCTCGCTCGGGAGATCCTGCTACGCCTGCGTTTCATTGCACCTGGGAGAATGCTGGGCTTTCTCGCAGTCTGCGTCGCGCTGGCGTTCAGCGCGTTCTATGAGCTGATCGAGTGGTGGGTGGCACTCATTGCCGGACAAGGCGCAGAGGACTTTCTCGGAACCCAAGGCGACCCGTGGGATACCCAATCGGACATGCTCATGGCACTGCTTGGAGCGCTCTGGTCCGTCGCCCTGCTGGCGAGGGTACAGGATGGTCAGATCACACGCATGAGCCGTCCGGACAAGGCGGAGTAG
- a CDS encoding DUF2784 domain-containing protein, producing the protein MFYRVGADAVLLLHLGFILFVLFGGLLVAWKRGFVLLHIPAIVWGVFVELTGRPCPLTYWENLLRHLAGDAGYRAGFIEHYLLPLIYPAWLSTPVQYVLAAVVVLVNLLIYGWLLWRRRRNAVTHESVRK; encoded by the coding sequence ATGTTCTATCGTGTTGGCGCGGACGCCGTGTTGCTCCTGCACCTCGGTTTCATTCTCTTCGTGCTGTTTGGCGGCTTGCTGGTCGCGTGGAAACGCGGCTTTGTACTGCTGCACATTCCGGCGATCGTCTGGGGCGTGTTCGTCGAACTGACCGGACGCCCCTGCCCGTTGACGTACTGGGAAAATCTGCTGCGACACCTGGCGGGCGACGCGGGCTACCGGGCCGGTTTCATCGAGCACTATCTGCTGCCACTGATCTATCCGGCCTGGCTGAGCACTCCGGTTCAGTACGTGCTGGCTGCCGTCGTAGTGCTGGTCAACCTGCTCATCTACGGCTGGCTGCTGTGGCGCCGGCGGCGCAATGCCGTCACTCACGAGTCGGTCAGAAAGTAG